A stretch of DNA from Spirochaetota bacterium:
GGTGAAGAACGCTTCCTCGGTCGTCTTTACGAGACGCGCTGCCTCCGCCGATATCGTTCCCACGGCGTAGGTGCGCGCCGCGTCGACATGATAACCGCGGAGATTGAGACCGATGTCGATGCCGACGATGTCGCCCTCGTTGAACGGCGTGCGGTTGGGGATGCCGTGAATGACCTCATCGTTCCTGGAGGCGCATATGCTCGCCGGATATTTTGCGCCGCCCACCTTGTATCCCTTGAACGACGGCTTGGCACCCGCACGGGTGATGAAATCGTAGGCGAAGGAATCGATATCCTTGGACACGGCGCCGGGCCTTACCAGCGCTTCTATCTTTATGAAAAGCTCGGCAAGGAGCTTTCCGCCCATGCGCATGATGGCTATTTCGGCCTCGGATTTCGGTTTAATCGGCATTGTCCGTCGTCTTGTAGAATATGTTCCCTGAGAACGTATATTCGAA
This window harbors:
- the map gene encoding type I methionyl aminopeptidase → MPIKPKSEAEIAIMRMGGKLLAELFIKIEALVRPGAVSKDIDSFAYDFITRAGAKPSFKGYKVGGAKYPASICASRNDEVIHGIPNRTPFNEGDIVGIDIGLNLRGYHVDAARTYAVGTISAEAARLVKTTEEAFFTGVAVLKANVHLGDLSAAIQSAAERAGYSVVRQFAGHGIGSKLHEEPQVSNHGKAGEGPTLPAGTTIAIEPMINAGVSEVLMMDDDWTIVTRDGMLSSHYEHTVLITETGYEILTALS